One region of Corvus cornix cornix isolate S_Up_H32 chromosome 14, ASM73873v5, whole genome shotgun sequence genomic DNA includes:
- the KCNJ12 gene encoding ATP-sensitive inward rectifier potassium channel 12 codes for MTTGRVNPYSIVSSEEDGLRLTTMPGINGFGNGKIHTRRKCRNRFVKKNGQCNVEFTNMDDKPQRYIADMFTTCVDIRWRYMLLLFSLAFLVSWLLFGLIFWLIALIHGDLENPGGDDTFKPCVLQVNGFVAAFLFSIETQTTIGYGFRCVTEECPLAVFMVVVQSIVGCIIDSFMIGAIMAKMARPKKRAQTLLFSHNAVVAMRDGKLCLMWRVGNLRKSHIVEAHVRAQLIKPRITEEGEYIPLDQIDIDVGFDKGLDRIFLVSPITILHEINEDSPLFGISRQDLETDDFEIVVILEGMVEATAMTTQARSSYLASEILWGHRFEPVLFEEKNQYKVDYSHFHKTYEVPSTPRCSAKDLVENKFLLPSTNSFCYENELAFMSRDEEEEDDDSRGLEDLSPDNRHEFDRLQATIALDQRSYRRESEI; via the coding sequence ATGACTACAGGCAGAGTCAACCCTTACAGCATCGTGTCCTCCGAGGAAGACGGGCTGAGGTTGACCACCATGCCAGGTATCAACGGCTTTGGCAATGGGAAAATCCACACCAGGAGGAAATGCAGGAACAGGTTTGTAAAGAAGAATGGTCAGTGCAACGTGGAGTTCACCAACATGGACGACAAGCCACAGAGGTACATTGCAGACATGTTCACCACGTGCGTTGACATCCGCTGGAGGTATATGCTCTTGCTCTTTTCCCTGGCATTTCTGGTGTCCTGGTTATTGTTTGGGCTGATTTTCTGGCTAATTGCACTCATTCATGGAGACTTAGAAAACCCGGGTGGAGACGATACTTTCAAGCCTTGCGTTCTGCAGGTCAATGGCTTTGTGGCTGCTTTTCTATTCTCCATTGAGACCCAAACGACGATTGGGTATGGCTTCCGCTGCGTGACCGAGGAGTGTCCACTCGCCGTCTTCATGGTGGTGGTTCAGTCCATCGTGGGCTGTATAATCGACTCTTTCATGATTGGTGCAATAATGGCAAAAATGGCCAGGCCCAAAAAACGGGCCCAGACATTACTTTTCAGCCATAATGCAGTAGTGGCGATGAGAGATGGAAAACTCTGCCTGATGTGGAGAGTTGGGAACCTACGGAAAAGCCACATAGTAGAAGCCCACGTACGAGCTCAGCTAATTAAGCCCAGGATCACAGAGGAAGGGGAGTACATCCCACTCGACCAAATAGACATTGACGTGGGGTTTGATAAAGGCTTGGACCGTATTTTCTTGGTGTCTCCCATCACCATTCTCCACGAAATCAACGAAGACAGCCCCTTGTTCGGGATAAGCCGCCAGGACTTGGAGACAGATGACTTTGAGATCGTCGTCATCCTGGAGGGCATGGTAGAGGCCACAGCCATGACGACGCAAGCTCGGAGCTCCTACCTGGCCAGTGAAATCCTGTGGGGCCACCGCTTCGAGCCCGTCTTGTTCGAGGAGAAAAACCAGTACAAAGTAGACTATTCCCACTTCCACAAAACCTACGAGGTGCCGTCCACCCCCCGTTGCAGCGCCAAGGACTTGGTAGAGAACAaattcctgctgcccagcaccaACTCCTTCTGCTACGAGAACGAGCTGGCCTTCATGAGCCGCGAcgaggaagaggaagatgatgaCAGCCGGGGTCTGGAGGACCTCAGCCCGGACAACAGGCATGAGTTCGACAGGCTTCAAGCCACAATAGCGTTGGATCAGCGGTCGTACAGGAGGGAGTCGGAAATATGA